A region of Pyxidicoccus parkwaysis DNA encodes the following proteins:
- a CDS encoding CoA-transferase subunit beta, producing MSPCMDATPAETVVSLLAKQIENGAVVATGVASPLAILAIAVARATHAPDLTYLACVGSLDPDLPTLLPSSEDLGYLQGRSAEITIPDLFDHARRGRVDTVFFGAAEVDATGSTNMTASGSLEKPRHKFPGVAGAATLRQWVKRPVLLVPRQSRRNLVPEVQVATTRDPRRPTTLISDLGVFELGAEGARLLALHPWATQEMLEERTGFTFRVPESLTVTPLPDARTLAAIRAIDPRGQRNQLVGA from the coding sequence ATGAGCCCCTGCATGGATGCAACGCCCGCGGAGACGGTGGTGTCTCTCCTCGCGAAGCAGATTGAGAACGGCGCCGTGGTGGCCACGGGCGTGGCCTCGCCGCTGGCGATTCTGGCGATTGCGGTGGCGCGCGCCACGCATGCACCGGACCTGACGTACCTGGCCTGCGTGGGCTCGCTGGACCCGGACCTGCCCACGCTGCTCCCCTCTTCCGAGGACCTGGGCTACCTGCAGGGGCGCTCGGCGGAAATCACCATTCCGGACCTGTTCGACCATGCGCGGCGCGGCCGGGTGGACACCGTCTTCTTCGGCGCGGCCGAGGTGGACGCCACCGGCAGCACCAACATGACGGCCAGCGGCAGCCTGGAGAAGCCGCGCCACAAGTTCCCCGGCGTGGCGGGCGCGGCCACCCTGCGCCAGTGGGTGAAGCGGCCCGTGCTGCTGGTGCCCCGGCAGTCCCGCCGCAACCTCGTGCCCGAGGTGCAGGTGGCCACCACGAGAGACCCCAGGCGCCCCACCACCCTCATCTCCGACCTGGGCGTCTTCGAACTGGGCGCCGAGGGTGCGCGCCTCCTCGCGCTCCACCCCTGGGCCACGCAGGAGATGCTGGAGGAGCGCACCGGCTTCACCTTCCGCGTGCCGGAGTCGCTGACCGTCACCCCGCTGCCGGACGCGCGCACGCTGGCGGCCATCCGCGCCATCGACCCGCGCGGACAGCGCAACCAGCTCGTCGGCGCCTGA
- a CDS encoding CoA transferase subunit A yields MKTARWCSLEEAVASIPDGASLATGGFMLGRAPMALVMELIAQGKRKLGLVSLPNPLPAELLVAGGCLERVELAFGALSLEGRVRPMPCLKRAIEAGTLSWREHDGYRVVQRLRAASMGLPFIPAPDADVSGLAQAEPPRTVVDPFTGQSVTVEPAYYPDVALIHARAADERGNLFMEDPTTDLLVAGAARRVIATVEERVARLPRATIPGFQVDRIVLAPGGALPSGCAGLYPHDDAMLNRYLALAEAGREAEFLESVVARRAA; encoded by the coding sequence GTGAAGACGGCCCGCTGGTGCTCGTTGGAGGAAGCCGTCGCGTCCATCCCCGACGGCGCGTCGCTGGCCACCGGGGGCTTCATGCTCGGCCGCGCCCCCATGGCGCTCGTCATGGAGCTCATCGCCCAGGGCAAGCGGAAGCTGGGCCTCGTGTCGCTGCCCAACCCGCTGCCCGCGGAGCTCCTCGTCGCGGGCGGCTGTCTGGAGCGCGTGGAATTGGCCTTCGGTGCGCTGAGCCTGGAGGGTCGCGTGCGTCCCATGCCCTGCCTCAAGCGAGCGATTGAGGCGGGCACCCTCTCCTGGCGTGAGCATGACGGCTACCGCGTCGTGCAGCGGCTGCGCGCCGCGTCCATGGGCCTGCCCTTCATCCCCGCGCCGGACGCGGACGTGTCGGGCCTCGCGCAGGCCGAGCCGCCGCGCACCGTGGTGGACCCCTTCACGGGACAGAGCGTGACGGTGGAGCCCGCGTACTACCCGGACGTCGCGCTCATCCACGCTCGCGCCGCGGACGAGCGCGGCAATCTCTTCATGGAGGACCCCACCACGGACCTGCTCGTGGCCGGCGCGGCGCGGCGGGTGATTGCGACGGTGGAGGAGCGCGTGGCGCGGCTGCCTCGGGCGACGATTCCCGGCTTCCAGGTGGACCGCATCGTCCTCGCTCCGGGCGGCGCGCTGCCCTCGGGCTGCGCGGGCCTCTACCCGCACGACGACGCGATGTTGAACCGCTACCTCGCGCTGGCCGAGGCGGGGCGCGAGGCGGAGTTCCTCGAGTCCGTGGTGGCCCGGAGGGCGGCATGA
- a CDS encoding TetR/AcrR family transcriptional regulator, whose protein sequence is MTNSGRKPDEGERYRAILETSARLICERGYEGTSMQEIAAACRMTKAGLYHHIQNKEQLLFAIMNYGMDVFEEQVLSRVQGIEDPVERLRACMRHNILLVTRGWSKEVIIILHEHATLTGEARAFIDARKKRYVDFLEEAFAQAAAAGRIRPVDPTIGAFSFLGMVLWVYKWFKPDGRLTDEQIADGMVDMLFPPVVAAAGEGQPGTSSLRVVPARTATGTDSSEKP, encoded by the coding sequence GTGACGAACAGCGGGCGGAAGCCGGATGAGGGAGAGCGGTACCGGGCCATTCTCGAGACGTCGGCGCGGCTCATCTGCGAGCGCGGCTACGAGGGCACGTCGATGCAAGAGATTGCCGCCGCGTGCCGGATGACGAAGGCGGGGCTCTACCACCACATCCAGAACAAGGAGCAGCTCCTCTTCGCCATCATGAATTACGGGATGGATGTGTTCGAGGAGCAGGTCCTCTCGCGCGTGCAAGGCATTGAAGACCCGGTGGAGCGGCTGCGCGCGTGCATGCGCCACAACATCCTGCTGGTGACGCGCGGGTGGAGCAAGGAGGTCATCATCATCCTCCACGAGCACGCCACGCTCACCGGCGAGGCGCGCGCGTTCATCGACGCCCGGAAGAAGCGCTACGTGGACTTCCTCGAGGAGGCCTTCGCGCAGGCCGCGGCTGCGGGGCGCATCCGCCCGGTGGACCCCACCATCGGCGCCTTCTCGTTCCTGGGCATGGTGCTGTGGGTCTACAAGTGGTTCAAGCCGGACGGGCGCCTCACCGACGAGCAGATTGCCGACGGCATGGTGGACATGCTCTTCCCGCCCGTCGTCGCGGCGGCCGGAGAGGGACAGCCGGGCACGTCGTCGCTGCGCGTGGTGCCCGCGCGCACCGCCACCGGGACTGACTCCTCGGAGAAGCCGTGA
- a CDS encoding GC-type dockerin domain-anchored protein, whose amino-acid sequence MRRIHVLAGAVPLFAATSALAQAQFITPTEGTRSVSATVIAKDAGITNVNVSDSRRTDGFEDFDENLVLKASEQPQYDDTHSHADSNGSGTETSSITGSSITAEVQATANGWTQATGRGYATGNADFYLTFDLNRFARYVVSGDATADTTAGVYGGSTSLVYIASLTTGAPVLSIDIGNNDADSVSRKGWLFPGPFTLQGDVSALVDAREGTAGTATSWWKMSIKFYCPSDYDTSGTVNQADRDAFLNAYNAGSLNADVDGNGVVNDTDRTTFLLAYGRGC is encoded by the coding sequence ATGCGTCGCATTCATGTGCTGGCTGGTGCTGTTCCCCTGTTCGCCGCCACGTCCGCGCTCGCGCAGGCGCAGTTCATCACCCCAACGGAGGGCACCCGCTCGGTGTCCGCCACCGTCATCGCGAAGGACGCCGGCATCACCAACGTCAACGTGTCCGACTCGCGCCGGACGGACGGCTTCGAGGACTTCGACGAGAACCTGGTGCTGAAGGCCAGCGAGCAGCCGCAGTACGACGACACGCACAGCCACGCGGACTCGAACGGCTCGGGCACGGAGACGTCGAGCATCACCGGCTCCAGCATCACCGCCGAGGTGCAGGCCACCGCGAACGGTTGGACGCAGGCCACGGGGCGCGGCTACGCCACGGGCAACGCGGACTTCTACCTGACGTTCGACCTGAACCGCTTCGCCCGCTACGTGGTGTCCGGAGACGCCACGGCGGATACGACGGCGGGGGTGTACGGCGGCTCCACGTCGCTCGTATACATCGCGAGCCTCACCACCGGCGCGCCCGTGCTGTCCATCGACATTGGCAACAACGACGCGGACTCCGTGAGCCGCAAGGGTTGGCTGTTCCCGGGGCCCTTCACGCTGCAGGGTGACGTGTCCGCGCTGGTGGACGCGCGCGAGGGCACCGCGGGCACGGCGACGTCGTGGTGGAAGATGAGCATCAAGTTCTACTGCCCGTCCGACTACGACACGAGCGGCACCGTGAACCAGGCGGACCGCGACGCGTTCCTCAATGCGTACAACGCGGGCAGCCTGAACGCGGACGTGGACGGCAACGGCGTGGTGAACGACACGGACCGCACCACGTTCCTGCTGGCATACGGCCGCGGCTGCTGA
- a CDS encoding two-component system sensor histidine kinase NtrB has protein sequence MRYALLPILLLVAALASVGMGVLTLLESNRAALARQFAVDRQAQLDEATRGVAESLEDVGEDLRFAGELMSQPGSDAEHRRELRALLEAVGQYKVIVAYDAEGRERLRLLDRRTGKQVSRGAILPQMAEAARRALQRPPGDITTSPPLGESQGWLRVMATALSVEEGRPAGAVAVLVDTESFFTPLRIVTSDPEARLLLVGAHDQPTPASDARLADWYRRLESEGMLVPGFASMAARMKEGERGTLPLGEDEAERLGLGRAEAVAVFTPIRVRGGNNWAAATLVSTAALRSHEQGLIWRLAGAAGLVALFLVTFAVYVVLAQRRAAALRESRRHADQLAHLHDKTQKILDHIPAGVLALTEDGRISAVNQVLRARMPESAVGAPLAAAFPQAPEAVVSRLRALVEAAASEARPHSLLGEPLALFGDEGRFNLHAVPLEARDSDVRTLLVVEDLSNVRALETQLLRAEKLATVGVLAAGIAHEIGTPLGVVRGRAEYVLGKLGQAHPQGPGVAVIIEQIDRVSRTLRQLLDFSRLQPTAVRPVSLGPIVRDVHELLRVEAERRKVSLELDVPDALPSLAADPDQLQQVLVNLALNACDACGPGGRVKLSASGPDGSAPGTWGLVALTVRDDGCGIPRESLNQVFDPFFTTKKRGQGTGLGLTMVAHVVRNHGGRIELESEPGQGTCVTVLWPATPPAAEERHAS, from the coding sequence ATGCGGTACGCCCTGCTGCCCATCCTGCTCCTCGTCGCCGCGCTCGCGAGCGTGGGCATGGGAGTGCTCACGCTGCTGGAGAGCAACCGCGCGGCGCTGGCGCGGCAGTTCGCCGTGGACCGGCAGGCCCAGCTCGACGAGGCCACTCGCGGGGTGGCGGAGTCGCTCGAAGACGTGGGCGAGGATTTGCGCTTCGCGGGCGAGTTGATGTCCCAGCCCGGCAGCGACGCCGAGCACCGGCGCGAGTTGCGCGCCCTGCTCGAAGCCGTCGGGCAGTACAAGGTCATCGTCGCCTACGACGCGGAGGGGCGTGAGCGGCTGCGCCTGTTGGACCGGCGCACCGGCAAGCAGGTGTCTCGCGGCGCCATCCTCCCGCAGATGGCCGAGGCGGCCCGCCGCGCCCTGCAGCGGCCTCCCGGGGACATCACCACGTCACCGCCGCTCGGGGAGAGCCAGGGCTGGCTGCGCGTCATGGCCACCGCGCTGTCCGTGGAGGAAGGGCGGCCCGCGGGCGCCGTGGCGGTGCTGGTGGACACGGAGTCCTTCTTCACGCCGCTGCGCATCGTCACCTCGGACCCGGAGGCGCGCCTGCTGCTGGTGGGCGCGCATGACCAGCCCACGCCCGCCAGTGACGCCCGGCTCGCGGACTGGTACCGGCGGCTGGAGTCGGAAGGAATGCTCGTTCCGGGCTTCGCGTCCATGGCGGCGCGGATGAAGGAGGGCGAGCGCGGCACGCTGCCGCTCGGCGAGGATGAGGCGGAGCGACTGGGGCTCGGGCGCGCGGAGGCCGTCGCCGTCTTCACGCCCATCCGCGTCCGGGGCGGCAACAACTGGGCCGCGGCCACGCTGGTGTCCACCGCGGCGCTGCGCTCGCACGAGCAGGGCCTCATCTGGCGGCTGGCGGGCGCGGCCGGACTGGTGGCCCTCTTCCTGGTGACGTTCGCCGTGTACGTGGTGCTGGCCCAGCGCCGCGCGGCCGCGCTTCGAGAGAGCCGCCGCCACGCTGACCAGCTCGCGCACCTGCACGACAAGACGCAGAAGATTCTCGACCACATCCCGGCCGGCGTGCTCGCCCTCACCGAGGATGGCCGCATCAGCGCCGTCAACCAGGTGCTGCGCGCCCGCATGCCGGAGAGCGCCGTGGGCGCACCGCTGGCCGCAGCGTTCCCCCAGGCTCCGGAGGCCGTGGTGTCCCGCCTGCGCGCGCTGGTGGAGGCCGCCGCCAGCGAGGCACGCCCGCACAGCCTCCTGGGCGAGCCGCTGGCCCTCTTCGGAGATGAAGGTCGGTTCAACCTTCACGCGGTGCCACTGGAGGCGAGGGATTCGGACGTCCGCACGCTGCTGGTGGTGGAGGACCTGAGCAACGTGCGCGCGCTGGAGACGCAGCTGTTGCGCGCGGAGAAGCTGGCCACGGTGGGCGTGCTCGCCGCGGGCATCGCCCACGAGATTGGCACTCCGCTGGGCGTGGTGCGCGGGCGCGCGGAGTACGTGCTGGGCAAGCTGGGGCAGGCGCATCCGCAGGGGCCCGGCGTGGCGGTCATCATCGAGCAGATTGACCGGGTGAGCCGCACGTTGCGGCAGCTCCTGGACTTCTCGCGCCTGCAGCCCACGGCGGTGAGGCCGGTGTCGCTCGGGCCCATCGTCCGCGACGTGCACGAGCTGCTCCGCGTGGAGGCGGAGCGCCGCAAGGTGAGCCTGGAGCTGGACGTGCCGGACGCGCTGCCGTCGCTGGCCGCTGACCCGGACCAGCTCCAGCAGGTGCTGGTGAATCTCGCGCTCAACGCGTGCGACGCGTGCGGCCCGGGCGGGCGGGTGAAGCTGTCGGCGTCGGGGCCGGATGGCTCGGCGCCGGGGACGTGGGGACTGGTGGCGCTCACCGTGCGGGACGACGGCTGCGGCATTCCTCGCGAGAGCCTCAATCAGGTGTTCGACCCGTTCTTCACCACGAAGAAGCGGGGGCAGGGCACGGGGCTGGGCCTGACGATGGTGGCCCACGTCGTGCGCAACCATGGCGGGCGCATCGAGCTGGAGAGCGAGCCGGGGCAGGGGACCTGCGTCACCGTGCTGTGGCCCGCCACGCCGCCCGCCGCCGAGGAGCGACATGCAAGCTGA
- a CDS encoding sigma-54-dependent transcriptional regulator — translation MQAEGRILVVDDHVEMGRMLREPLTDEGYTVDLATGGEEAVQLVRSRLYDAVLSDLRMEKVDGLDVLEAVHAVDPEVPVLLMTAFGGVESAVEAMKRGAYHYFTKPFRLDEVLVFLKRALAERRLRAENRALRQAAAERSSLGALVGRSAQMRSLYELIGRVAHSGAAVLLRGESGSGKELVARALHFEGPRAAGPFVAVNCTALPHDLLESELFGHVKGAFTGATSARRGLFVEADRGTLFLDEIGDMPMELQARLLRVLEDGEVRAVGADASRTVDVRIIAATHQDLEARVREGRFRADLFYRLNVVTLRLPPLRERREDIPLLVEHFVTRARARNPRSRVQTLAPEVVSALAAMPWPGNVRELENLVERLVVLAPGETVGMEDLRLHLPPEALESRPLVVAQQELWPLRRLEGEYIAWMVAHCGGNKTRAAELLGIDVSTIHRRERERG, via the coding sequence ATGCAAGCTGAGGGACGCATCCTGGTCGTCGACGACCACGTGGAGATGGGGCGCATGCTGCGTGAGCCGCTCACCGACGAGGGCTACACCGTGGACCTCGCCACGGGCGGCGAGGAGGCCGTGCAGCTCGTGCGCTCGCGGCTCTACGACGCGGTGCTCAGTGACTTGCGCATGGAGAAGGTGGACGGCCTGGACGTGCTGGAGGCCGTGCACGCGGTGGACCCCGAGGTGCCCGTGCTGCTGATGACGGCCTTCGGCGGCGTGGAGAGCGCGGTGGAGGCGATGAAGCGCGGCGCCTACCACTACTTCACCAAGCCCTTCCGGCTGGACGAGGTGCTCGTCTTCCTCAAGCGCGCGCTGGCGGAGCGCCGGCTGCGCGCGGAGAACCGGGCACTGCGCCAGGCCGCGGCCGAGCGCAGCAGCCTGGGCGCGCTGGTGGGCCGCAGCGCGCAGATGCGCTCGCTGTATGAGCTCATCGGCCGCGTGGCGCACTCGGGCGCGGCGGTGCTCCTGCGCGGCGAGAGCGGCAGCGGCAAGGAGCTGGTGGCGCGGGCGCTCCACTTCGAGGGGCCACGCGCGGCCGGGCCCTTCGTCGCCGTCAACTGCACCGCGCTGCCGCATGACCTGCTGGAGAGCGAGCTGTTCGGCCACGTGAAGGGCGCCTTCACCGGAGCCACGTCGGCGCGGCGCGGCCTCTTCGTGGAGGCGGACCGGGGCACGCTGTTCCTCGACGAGATTGGCGACATGCCCATGGAGCTCCAGGCGCGCCTGTTGCGCGTGCTGGAGGACGGCGAGGTGCGCGCGGTGGGCGCGGACGCCAGCCGCACCGTGGACGTGCGCATCATCGCCGCCACGCACCAGGACCTGGAGGCGCGCGTGCGCGAGGGCCGCTTCCGCGCGGACCTCTTCTACCGCCTCAACGTCGTCACCCTGCGCCTGCCTCCGCTGCGCGAGCGCCGTGAGGACATTCCCCTGCTGGTGGAGCACTTCGTCACCCGCGCCAGGGCTCGCAATCCCCGCTCGCGCGTGCAGACGCTGGCGCCCGAGGTGGTTTCCGCCCTGGCCGCCATGCCCTGGCCGGGCAACGTGCGCGAGCTGGAGAACCTGGTGGAGCGGCTGGTGGTGCTCGCACCCGGGGAGACGGTGGGCATGGAGGACCTGCGCCTGCACCTGCCTCCCGAGGCGCTGGAGTCCCGTCCGCTGGTGGTGGCGCAGCAGGAGCTGTGGCCACTGCGCCGGCTGGAGGGCGAATACATCGCGTGGATGGTGGCTCACTGCGGCGGCAAC